From Onychostoma macrolepis isolate SWU-2019 chromosome 05, ASM1243209v1, whole genome shotgun sequence, one genomic window encodes:
- the fsta gene encoding follistatin-A isoform X2: MLRMLKRQQLHPGMILLLLWLCYLIEDQKVQAGNCWLQQGKNGRCQVLYMPGMSREECCRSGRLGTSWTEEDVPNSTLFRWMIFNGGAPNCIPCKETCDNVDCGPGKKCKMNRRSKPRCVCAPDCSNITWKGPVCGSDGKTYRDECALLKSKCKGHPDLEVQYQGKCKKTCRDVMCPGSSTCVVDQTNNAYCVTCNRICPEVTSPDQYLCGNDGIVYASACHLRRATCLLGRSIGVAYEGKCIKAKSCDDIQCSAGKKCLWDSKMGRGRCAVCMEMCPESRSEEAVCASDNTTYPSECAMKQAACSLGVLLEVKHSGSCNSTMYSPI, translated from the exons atgcTAAGGATGCTAAAGCGCCAGCAGCTCCACCCGGGAATGATTTTATTACTCTTATGGCTCTGTTATTTGATTGAAGATCAAAAAGTGCAAG CTGGTAACTGCTGGCTCCAGCAAGGCAAGAACGGGAGATGTCAGGTCCTCTACATGCCTGGGATGAGTCGAGAGGAATGCTGCCGGAGTGGGAGGCTCGGTACATCTTGGACTGAGGAAGATGTGCCAAACAGCACATTATTCAGGTGGATGATCTTCAATGGCGGGGCTCCAAACTGCATACCTTGTAAAG AGACCTGTGATAATGTGGACTGTGGCCCTGGgaagaaatgtaaaatgaacAGGAGGAGTAAGCCTCGCTGCGTCTGCGCCCCAGACTGCTCCAACATCACCTGGAAGGGGCCGGTGTGCGGCTCAGACGGGAAAACATACCGAGATGAATGTGCTCTTTTGAAATCCAAATGCAAAGGGCACCCGGATCTGGAGGTGCAGTACCAAGGCAAATGCAAAA AGACGTGTCGTGATGTCATGTGTCCGGGAAGCTCGACTTGTGTGGTGGACCAGACAAACAACGCATACTGTGTGACATGCAACCGCATATGCCCAGAGGTCACGTCTCCGGATCAGTACCTTTGTGGCAACGACGGGATTGTTTACGCCAGCGCATGCCATTTGAGGAGAGCCACGTGCTTGCTTGGTAGATCCATTGGAGTGGCATATGAAGGGAAATGCATCA AGGCCAAGTCATGTGACGATATCCAGTGCAGCGCAGGGAAGAAGTGTCTATGGGATTCCAAGATGGGTCGTGGGCGCTGTGCAGTTTGCATGGAGATGTGCCCAGAAAGTCGATCGGAGGAGGCCGTGTGCGCCAGCGACAACACCACGTATCCCAGCGAGTGTGCCATGAAGCAGGCCGCTTGCTCTTTGGGGGTTCTCCTGGAGGTTAAGCATTCAGGATCTTGCAACT
- the fsta gene encoding follistatin-A isoform X1, with product MLRMLKRQQLHPGMILLLLWLCYLIEDQKVQAGNCWLQQGKNGRCQVLYMPGMSREECCRSGRLGTSWTEEDVPNSTLFRWMIFNGGAPNCIPCKETCDNVDCGPGKKCKMNRRSKPRCVCAPDCSNITWKGPVCGSDGKTYRDECALLKSKCKGHPDLEVQYQGKCKKTCRDVMCPGSSTCVVDQTNNAYCVTCNRICPEVTSPDQYLCGNDGIVYASACHLRRATCLLGRSIGVAYEGKCIKAKSCDDIQCSAGKKCLWDSKMGRGRCAVCMEMCPESRSEEAVCASDNTTYPSECAMKQAACSLGVLLEVKHSGSCNSITEDQEDDDDEDDQDYMAYIRLSPVLDG from the exons atgcTAAGGATGCTAAAGCGCCAGCAGCTCCACCCGGGAATGATTTTATTACTCTTATGGCTCTGTTATTTGATTGAAGATCAAAAAGTGCAAG CTGGTAACTGCTGGCTCCAGCAAGGCAAGAACGGGAGATGTCAGGTCCTCTACATGCCTGGGATGAGTCGAGAGGAATGCTGCCGGAGTGGGAGGCTCGGTACATCTTGGACTGAGGAAGATGTGCCAAACAGCACATTATTCAGGTGGATGATCTTCAATGGCGGGGCTCCAAACTGCATACCTTGTAAAG AGACCTGTGATAATGTGGACTGTGGCCCTGGgaagaaatgtaaaatgaacAGGAGGAGTAAGCCTCGCTGCGTCTGCGCCCCAGACTGCTCCAACATCACCTGGAAGGGGCCGGTGTGCGGCTCAGACGGGAAAACATACCGAGATGAATGTGCTCTTTTGAAATCCAAATGCAAAGGGCACCCGGATCTGGAGGTGCAGTACCAAGGCAAATGCAAAA AGACGTGTCGTGATGTCATGTGTCCGGGAAGCTCGACTTGTGTGGTGGACCAGACAAACAACGCATACTGTGTGACATGCAACCGCATATGCCCAGAGGTCACGTCTCCGGATCAGTACCTTTGTGGCAACGACGGGATTGTTTACGCCAGCGCATGCCATTTGAGGAGAGCCACGTGCTTGCTTGGTAGATCCATTGGAGTGGCATATGAAGGGAAATGCATCA AGGCCAAGTCATGTGACGATATCCAGTGCAGCGCAGGGAAGAAGTGTCTATGGGATTCCAAGATGGGTCGTGGGCGCTGTGCAGTTTGCATGGAGATGTGCCCAGAAAGTCGATCGGAGGAGGCCGTGTGCGCCAGCGACAACACCACGTATCCCAGCGAGTGTGCCATGAAGCAGGCCGCTTGCTCTTTGGGGGTTCTCCTGGAGGTTAAGCATTCAGGATCTTGCAACT
- the fsta gene encoding follistatin-A isoform X3 translates to MPGMSREECCRSGRLGTSWTEEDVPNSTLFRWMIFNGGAPNCIPCKETCDNVDCGPGKKCKMNRRSKPRCVCAPDCSNITWKGPVCGSDGKTYRDECALLKSKCKGHPDLEVQYQGKCKKTCRDVMCPGSSTCVVDQTNNAYCVTCNRICPEVTSPDQYLCGNDGIVYASACHLRRATCLLGRSIGVAYEGKCIKAKSCDDIQCSAGKKCLWDSKMGRGRCAVCMEMCPESRSEEAVCASDNTTYPSECAMKQAACSLGVLLEVKHSGSCNSITEDQEDDDDEDDQDYMAYIRLSPVLDG, encoded by the exons ATGCCTGGGATGAGTCGAGAGGAATGCTGCCGGAGTGGGAGGCTCGGTACATCTTGGACTGAGGAAGATGTGCCAAACAGCACATTATTCAGGTGGATGATCTTCAATGGCGGGGCTCCAAACTGCATACCTTGTAAAG AGACCTGTGATAATGTGGACTGTGGCCCTGGgaagaaatgtaaaatgaacAGGAGGAGTAAGCCTCGCTGCGTCTGCGCCCCAGACTGCTCCAACATCACCTGGAAGGGGCCGGTGTGCGGCTCAGACGGGAAAACATACCGAGATGAATGTGCTCTTTTGAAATCCAAATGCAAAGGGCACCCGGATCTGGAGGTGCAGTACCAAGGCAAATGCAAAA AGACGTGTCGTGATGTCATGTGTCCGGGAAGCTCGACTTGTGTGGTGGACCAGACAAACAACGCATACTGTGTGACATGCAACCGCATATGCCCAGAGGTCACGTCTCCGGATCAGTACCTTTGTGGCAACGACGGGATTGTTTACGCCAGCGCATGCCATTTGAGGAGAGCCACGTGCTTGCTTGGTAGATCCATTGGAGTGGCATATGAAGGGAAATGCATCA AGGCCAAGTCATGTGACGATATCCAGTGCAGCGCAGGGAAGAAGTGTCTATGGGATTCCAAGATGGGTCGTGGGCGCTGTGCAGTTTGCATGGAGATGTGCCCAGAAAGTCGATCGGAGGAGGCCGTGTGCGCCAGCGACAACACCACGTATCCCAGCGAGTGTGCCATGAAGCAGGCCGCTTGCTCTTTGGGGGTTCTCCTGGAGGTTAAGCATTCAGGATCTTGCAACT